The following are encoded in a window of Megalopta genalis isolate 19385.01 chromosome 6, iyMegGena1_principal, whole genome shotgun sequence genomic DNA:
- the LOC117226116 gene encoding alpha-tocopherol transfer protein-like: MANTGKLITYEEELKKNPDLKEDDIQMLREWLKKQPHLPKISDADLALFYHSNYYRIEPTKATIDSYFTVRTHVPEFFSNMDPLGCKELRKAFQTVTIQILDKKTPEGYVILYGRLMDFEPSQFVYNDTMKFLSMVVDLWLRIEGTLPGHIILFDMKNVGFAHAARLNPMGLKKYLYYLQEALPVRLKGFHYMNITAVMDVILNMMKPFMKKELMDMLHTHTTLDTLAKFLPIDALPTEAGGKAGPIEELHKRSVKALEENRDFFQMDEQTRRVNEALRPGKAKSATDIFGVEGSFKKLDID; the protein is encoded by the exons ATGGCGAACACTGGAAAACTAATAACGTACGAGGAGGAGCTGAAGAAGAATCCAGATTTGAAGGAGGATGATATACAGATGTTGAGGGAGTGGTTGAAAAAGCAGCCGCATTTGCCGAAAATCAGTGACGCCGATCTGGCGTTGTTCTATCacagtaattattatcgaatAGAACCGACCAAGGCGACCATCGATAGTTATTTCACCGTGAGGACGCACGTGCCCGAGTTTTTCTCGAATATGGATCCTCTGGGCTGCAAAGAGCTGAGAAAAGCATTTCAGACTGT AACGATCCAGATTCTGGACAAGAAGACTCCCGAAGGTTACGTGATCCTCTATGGAAGACTGATGGACTTTGAGCCATCGCAATTCGTCTACAACGACACCATGAAGTTCCTGAGCATGGTGGTGGATCTATGGCTCCGTATAGAAGGCACGCTGCCGGGTCATATTATACTCTTCGACATGAAGAACGTCGGTTTTGCTCATGCTGCCAGACTGAATCCCATGGGACTGAAGAAATATCTCTATTACCTGCAGGAGGCACTTCCGGTCCGCCTGAAAGGTTTCCATTACATGAATATCACGGCGGTGATGGACGTGATCCTGAACATGATGAAGCCGTTCATGAAGAAGGAGCTGATGGACATG ctCCACACACACACGACCCTGGATACGCTGGCGAAATTCCTGCCAATAGACGCGTTGCCGACCGAAGCAGGTGGAAAAGCAGGCCCCATAGAGGAGCTGCACAAGAGAAGCGTGAAAGCACTTGAGGAGAATCGGGATTTCTTCCAGATGGATGAACAAACTAGACGAGTTAATGAGGCGTTGAGGCCTGGCAAAGCAAAATCGGCGACCGACATTTTTGGCGTTGAAGGAAGCTTCAAGAAGCTTGACATCGATTGA
- the LOC143259706 gene encoding alpha-tocopherol transfer protein-like, whose amino-acid sequence MATKKPLSMPYPYCLEEILKNNVEIKMSDIEMLREWCEKQPHLPKIVDLLLVLFLHSNYYSIEAAKKTVENFYTLRSHVPEFFANRDPLGSKELRQAFNVVAAIGLPQLSKQGYKILFGKLMDPDPSHYSFDDSTKYFFMVSDLVALQAQTVDGYIFIGDASNVSLGHVGRISPMGMKKLVTYVQDAIPVRLKQIHFINTPPVMDVIMNMAKPFMTRDLWSLIHLHSSLDTLEEYVSLDILPNDIGGKAGPLSKFHEEQIKELDNKRDWFIEEELAYRVDESQRVGKSKTANDLFGVEGTFKKLEID is encoded by the exons ATGGCTACCAAGAAGCCCCTGTCGATGCCTTATCCATATTGTTTGGAGGAAATACTGAAGAACAACGTTGAAATTAAGATGTCGGACATCGAGATGCTGAGGGAGTGGTGCGAGAAACAGCCACATCTGCCGAAGATCGTTGATCTTCTACTGGTGTTGTTCCTGCATAGCAATTACTATAGTATCGAGGCGGCGAAAAAAACGGTGGAGAACTTTTATACTTTGAGATCACATGTGCCAGAGTTCTTCGCGAACAGGGACCCATTGGGGTCGAAGGAGCTTCGACAAGCTTTCAACGTGGT AGCCGCGATTGGACTGCCACAGTTATCGAAACAAGGTTACAAAATACTGTTTGGGAAGCTGATGGACCCCGACCCATCTCATTACTCGTTCGACGACAGCACCAAGTACTTCTTCATGGTGTCCGACTTGGTGGCCTTGCAAGCACAAACCGTCGACGGATACATTTTTATCGGGGATGCTTCGAACGTGTCGTTGGGTCATGTTGGCAGAATAAGTCCGATGGGTATGAAGAAATTGGTGACGTACGTTCAAGACGCGATACCGGTTCGATTGAAGCAGATCCACTTTATCAACACGCCGCCGGTAATGGACGTCATCATGAATATGGCGAAGCCGTTCATGACTAGGGATCTGTGGAGCTTG ATACATTTGCATTCGTCGTTGGACACGCTGGAGGAATACGTGTCCCTCGATATACTCCCAAATGACATCGGCGGGAAAGCAGGACCATTGTCCAAATTCCACGAGGAACAAATAAAAGAATTAGACAACAAACGCGATTGGTTCATAGAAGAGGAACTCGCGTATCGAGTGGACGAGTCCCAGCGGGTCGGCAAAAGCAAGACGGCGAACGATTTGTTCGGCGTCGAAGGAACGTTCAAGAAGCTCGAAATCGATTAG